From Solidesulfovibrio carbinoliphilus subsp. oakridgensis, the proteins below share one genomic window:
- a CDS encoding transglycosylase SLT domain-containing protein, with translation METFIRPNISAYISSHFSAHALPPALIHAMLMVESTGNPFAMRFEPAFYDRYLKGKPLSFTPPSCSIDTEAIGRATSWGLLQIMGETARCLGFRGWFGELLTPEIGLEWGCRYLARLRDRFLNTGGWEVVSRAYNGGPGNAHNPANTYPAKVLAHLPGGVWPQEGF, from the coding sequence ATGGAAACTTTCATTAGACCTAATATTTCAGCGTATATATCATCACACTTCTCGGCTCACGCTCTCCCCCCCGCACTAATTCACGCGATGCTCATGGTCGAATCCACGGGCAATCCTTTCGCCATGCGATTCGAACCCGCCTTTTACGACCGCTACCTTAAGGGCAAGCCGTTATCCTTCACTCCCCCCAGTTGCTCTATAGACACCGAGGCCATCGGCCGGGCCACGTCATGGGGCCTGCTCCAGATCATGGGCGAAACGGCCCGCTGTCTCGGCTTTCGGGGCTGGTTTGGCGAGCTCCTCACCCCGGAAATCGGCCTGGAATGGGGCTGCCGGTATCTGGCCCGGCTGCGGGACCGGTTTCTGAACACTGGCGGATGGGAAGTCGTCAGCCGGGCCTACAACGGCGGTCCCGGCAATGCCCACAACCCCGCGAACACGTATCCGGCCAAGGTGCTGGCGCATCTGCCGGGCGGCGTCTGGCCGCAGGAGGGATTCTAG
- a CDS encoding DUF4435 domain-containing protein, with translation MTDTIDEEITADVVASQVEFERDAHDGAIIIVEGDSDSHFFKKIIDEENCKIVIAAGKENATGAIYKLNKEDFSGVLCIVDSDFCCVGHVDIDDTNNIAMTDFHDIEILLFESPSFDKLVEGFGSKHKIASALNGDRNNLRDLIYEPGVLIGAFKLWSKINSHNLTFKKLGDKGYAFININDLSCDIQSLIRSVKHASAMQHLVDSDVEKAILEISSSDLDKRHLCCGHDICWIISRALRKLIGSHQKESVSKENIERILIIGYEKCYFLTTQLYQKILKWEAINPGYKILDNNFQK, from the coding sequence ATGACTGACACAATTGACGAGGAGATCACAGCAGATGTTGTCGCCTCTCAAGTTGAATTCGAGAGAGACGCTCACGATGGCGCAATAATCATTGTTGAGGGGGATTCAGATTCGCACTTTTTCAAAAAAATAATTGATGAAGAAAATTGCAAAATTGTAATTGCCGCCGGAAAAGAGAACGCTACCGGCGCAATTTATAAACTTAATAAGGAGGATTTTTCTGGAGTACTGTGTATTGTAGATTCCGACTTCTGCTGTGTTGGACATGTCGACATAGACGACACCAACAATATAGCAATGACAGACTTCCACGACATAGAAATTCTGCTTTTCGAAAGTCCTTCCTTTGACAAACTTGTCGAAGGATTTGGAAGTAAACACAAGATTGCGTCTGCACTGAATGGTGACAGAAATAATCTACGGGACCTTATTTACGAGCCAGGGGTTTTGATTGGGGCATTTAAGTTATGGTCTAAAATAAATAGTCACAATCTAACATTTAAAAAACTTGGCGACAAAGGCTATGCTTTTATTAATATAAATGATTTATCATGCGACATTCAATCTTTAATCCGCTCTGTAAAGCATGCCTCAGCAATGCAACATCTGGTTGACTCAGATGTTGAAAAAGCAATACTTGAAATTTCTTCTAGTGACTTGGACAAGCGTCACCTGTGCTGCGGTCACGATATTTGCTGGATAATTTCCCGTGCCCTTCGCAAGCTTATCGGAAGCCACCAGAAAGAATCTGTTTCTAAAGAAAATATTGAACGAATATTGATAATAGGATATGAAAAATGCTATTTTTTAACCACTCAACTTTATCAAAAAATTCTTAAATGGGAAGCGATAAACCCTGGCTACAAAATACTAGATAATAATTTCCAAAAATAA
- a CDS encoding AAA family ATPase — protein sequence MLANHTPRHLLKFEVSKLFNVFDHSILFNQESGITIITAPNGYGKTAILRLINAFFLNQWKILFNITYEKMTLYFDEDFRISVQHKKDDKKERLLFILKEKDKEQKYTIALGGIDPRQFPLHLVDQIIPNLDRIASLAWRDLTDNKRLTFAEVMEKYGHVLIKEAGRYEIHAKEFVDMQSRDEKIPDWLVSATSSINCKFIETQRLLDFTSPRIDQRHTRKAAQAISVVENQANHLKFAIQEKLAEFTNKSQELDRSFPHRVIKQASSKSILDSNLQGHIDSLEDTRSKLVSVGILDPTEGYTPISMENADQSTRSVLKVYVEDNVAKLSVFDSLYKKVSIFLEILNEKFASKRPPGAKKLIRCNKDSGLVVETDDGKVVELSELSSGEQHEIVLFYDIVFKMDQHTFLLIDEPELSLHVNWQKKFVPDLLKIISSNKMRVLLATHSPQIVHDRRDLRVSLGVHRND from the coding sequence GTGTTAGCCAACCACACACCACGTCATCTCCTAAAGTTTGAAGTCTCAAAACTGTTCAATGTTTTCGACCACTCTATATTATTCAACCAAGAAAGTGGCATAACAATAATAACTGCTCCAAATGGATATGGGAAAACTGCCATATTAAGGTTGATAAATGCATTCTTTCTTAACCAGTGGAAAATTCTTTTTAATATAACTTATGAAAAAATGACACTTTACTTCGACGAAGACTTTAGAATTAGTGTTCAGCACAAGAAAGACGATAAAAAAGAAAGGCTTTTATTTATTTTAAAAGAAAAAGACAAAGAGCAAAAGTACACAATAGCGCTTGGAGGAATTGATCCACGGCAATTCCCCCTTCACCTGGTCGACCAAATCATCCCGAACCTTGATCGTATCGCTTCGTTAGCATGGAGAGATTTGACAGACAACAAGAGACTTACTTTCGCAGAAGTGATGGAAAAATATGGCCACGTATTAATCAAGGAGGCTGGACGGTATGAAATACATGCGAAAGAATTCGTAGACATGCAATCTAGGGATGAGAAAATCCCTGATTGGTTGGTGTCCGCTACAAGTTCTATTAATTGTAAATTCATAGAAACACAGCGCCTACTCGATTTTACCTCTCCTCGGATTGATCAACGGCACACAAGGAAGGCTGCACAAGCGATATCGGTTGTTGAGAATCAAGCCAATCATCTCAAATTCGCCATTCAGGAAAAGCTTGCTGAGTTCACAAATAAGTCACAGGAACTTGATCGTTCTTTTCCTCACCGTGTCATCAAGCAAGCATCTAGTAAGAGCATTTTGGACAGCAATCTACAAGGCCACATAGACAGCCTTGAAGACACACGTTCGAAGCTCGTTTCGGTTGGAATACTAGACCCCACAGAAGGATATACGCCAATATCTATGGAAAATGCCGACCAAAGCACTCGAAGCGTTCTCAAAGTCTATGTTGAAGATAATGTTGCGAAACTAAGTGTGTTCGATTCATTGTATAAAAAAGTGTCTATATTTTTAGAAATTCTCAATGAAAAGTTTGCGTCTAAGCGTCCTCCTGGTGCAAAAAAACTAATCAGATGCAACAAAGACAGTGGCTTGGTTGTAGAAACAGATGATGGAAAGGTCGTTGAACTTTCAGAATTGTCTTCGGGCGAACAGCACGAAATAGTTTTATTCTATGACATCGTCTTCAAAATGGACCAACACACCTTCCTTTTAATTGACGAACCGGAGCTCTCACTCCACGTAAATTGGCAGAAAAAATTTGTACCAGATCTTTTAAAAATTATTTCAAGCAACAAAATGCGTGTATTACTTGCAACGCATTCACCTCAAATCGTCCATGATCGCAGAGACCTTCGTGTCAGCTTGGGAGTCCATCGAAATGACTGA
- a CDS encoding phage protein GemA/Gp16 family protein, which produces MAKRTFIPCAAIYNMQSKILFGTLLPTTTLAYEADKELLVELFGRILGAPAGSWSKLTLGQRNQVLDALAAKWLPDHAAVDIPLLPKRLRDWKKGDKADGYERLDIPAGPLARQKRYIVTLWLLLGYEPKALDARASKQFGVDKFVWLTDPTALATLAKDLWSRCRRAGIDPEPSETGTSAGKAFAGRPGAA; this is translated from the coding sequence ATGGCCAAGCGAACCTTCATTCCCTGCGCCGCCATCTATAACATGCAAAGCAAAATCCTTTTCGGAACCTTGCTGCCGACCACGACGCTTGCCTACGAGGCCGACAAGGAACTGCTCGTGGAGCTCTTCGGCCGCATCCTCGGCGCGCCGGCCGGCTCTTGGTCAAAGCTGACGCTCGGCCAGCGCAACCAGGTCCTGGACGCGCTGGCCGCCAAGTGGCTGCCCGACCATGCGGCCGTGGACATCCCTCTTTTGCCGAAACGCCTTCGGGACTGGAAAAAAGGCGACAAGGCCGACGGCTACGAGCGCCTGGACATTCCGGCCGGACCGCTGGCCCGGCAGAAGCGCTATATCGTCACTCTGTGGCTGCTCCTCGGCTATGAGCCCAAAGCCCTGGACGCCCGCGCGTCCAAGCAGTTCGGCGTGGACAAGTTTGTCTGGCTGACGGACCCGACCGCCCTGGCCACCCTGGCCAAGGATCTGTGGAGCCGCTGCCGCCGGGCGGGCATCGATCCCGAACCGTCCGAGACCGGCACATCCGCCGGCAAGGCCTTCGCCGGGCGCCCCGGCGCGGCATGA
- a CDS encoding host-nuclease inhibitor Gam family protein: protein MARQKPKAVVFADIKEADAALAELSAIKREIAAVEGVMNDAIDNIKAEAKARTSPLTTRLKDLETALANFAVARKQELFPKKKSLEMTFGIMGFRQSTKLKTLTRITWKLVLERLESLVGEPEGEVFRQAIRVKPEVDKEAMRDWPDERLATVGVHKVAEDEFFYELKTEAIENAAA, encoded by the coding sequence ATGGCTAGACAAAAGCCCAAAGCGGTTGTGTTCGCGGACATCAAGGAGGCCGACGCGGCCCTGGCCGAGCTGTCGGCTATCAAGCGCGAGATTGCGGCCGTGGAAGGCGTCATGAACGACGCCATCGACAACATCAAGGCCGAGGCCAAGGCCAGGACATCGCCGCTTACGACGCGTCTGAAAGACCTGGAAACGGCCCTGGCCAACTTCGCCGTGGCCCGCAAACAGGAACTCTTCCCCAAAAAGAAGTCCCTGGAAATGACCTTTGGCATCATGGGGTTCCGGCAGTCGACCAAGCTCAAGACCCTGACTCGGATCACTTGGAAACTGGTGCTGGAACGCCTCGAATCACTGGTCGGGGAACCCGAAGGCGAGGTTTTCCGCCAAGCCATTCGGGTGAAGCCCGAGGTCGACAAGGAGGCCATGCGCGACTGGCCGGACGAACGGCTGGCGACGGTCGGCGTTCACAAGGTGGCCGAAGACGAATTCTTCTACGAGCTCAAGACGGAAGCCATCGAGAACGCGGCAGCCTGA
- a CDS encoding AAA family ATPase — protein sequence MKAVFVETGNVTAFRRAVRTVEDTERGQPGIVVAWGQAGRGKTFAARNSHAERGGVYLSAWEGMTQAAFLGRLCFEATGAQAPRSSHACKVRVIEVLEKRRVQGTATSIYMDEADRLAFGRIEDLRDIHEATGAAVVLIGEEELIGLLSQRRRVWSRVTQEVSFAPVDEGDIAAFALEAAALDLTPEACAMIRATSDGDMRLVRNMVQLLEQAAKARETDLVDAAMVAAVQKQKSWRRA from the coding sequence ATGAAAGCGGTTTTTGTGGAGACGGGCAACGTGACCGCCTTTCGGCGGGCCGTGCGGACCGTCGAGGACACCGAACGCGGACAGCCCGGCATCGTCGTGGCCTGGGGACAAGCCGGCAGGGGCAAGACCTTTGCCGCGCGCAACTCCCACGCCGAGCGCGGCGGGGTCTACCTGTCGGCTTGGGAAGGCATGACCCAGGCCGCCTTTTTGGGGCGCCTCTGTTTCGAGGCCACCGGTGCCCAAGCCCCGCGTTCATCCCATGCCTGCAAGGTCCGGGTGATCGAGGTTCTGGAAAAGCGCCGCGTCCAGGGCACGGCTACCAGCATCTACATGGACGAGGCCGACCGGCTGGCTTTCGGGCGCATTGAAGACCTGCGCGACATCCACGAGGCCACGGGCGCGGCCGTGGTCCTTATCGGCGAGGAAGAACTCATTGGGCTTTTGTCCCAGCGCCGTCGCGTCTGGTCCCGGGTGACCCAGGAAGTGTCCTTTGCGCCCGTAGACGAAGGCGACATTGCCGCCTTCGCCCTGGAAGCGGCCGCTCTGGATCTGACGCCCGAGGCCTGCGCCATGATCCGGGCCACGTCGGACGGCGACATGCGGCTTGTGCGCAACATGGTCCAGCTCCTGGAACAGGCCGCCAAGGCCCGGGAAACCGATCTCGTGGACGCGGCCATGGTCGCGGCCGTCCAGAAGCAAAAAAGCTGGAGGCGGGCATGA
- a CDS encoding Mu transposase C-terminal domain-containing protein: MQGKYPAKAIAQALDISERATRMRADRESWPFEEEPCRGGKRRLYQALALPEDVRTALIAIEATNLPATATADTSLTENQRRKALAKADLVRLYTETLSKAANKGRARDEFIAAYAAGVWPAIKATLGDISWKSLERWKTAMRRTGSALALADTRGGVRVEPVVTERHAQILLALARHPNKPCLSEVCRMAREAFKPAGLADCAEITLYRYLRKWMTHNYGEWVYARQGKKAWNDECCPYIERDYSKIHVGDILVADGHALNFEILDPETGKGARMELVLWFDMASNFPLGWEILPTENTQAIASALRRACLRLGKFPKVAYLDNGRAFRSKFFNGVDLTQGGLGGVFQELGIEPLFAWPYHGQSKTIERFFKTFGELERWIPSYVGTSIESKPPRLMRGEKLHRKVYETSGGRPLTLEEAHTAIATWFDAYAERPQRGHLKGRTPGEAFAAGVGPGLSEGDLLKLRLCMLSKAVRQIEQNGVKIFGRYYRHPFLHSLRHPVLVRYDDQDRRTVLVYDQSGKNLICEATPAPNPHPAARILGTEEDQTVLAQEIAYKKALENQVTSNARNFLNSVVLPETQSRMRLVAAGKTETPALPGPKAPDVKSIEAAKAAVVAKREAAPAYTPPAQMATIVTELDRYEYLFTLAVRDGVALREADADWMARYEQTEEYAACARGRFERLRTVYKRRRLTANGGDA, translated from the coding sequence ATGCAAGGCAAATATCCGGCAAAGGCCATCGCCCAGGCGCTGGACATCTCGGAACGAGCGACACGAATGCGCGCCGACCGGGAATCCTGGCCCTTCGAGGAAGAACCGTGCCGTGGCGGCAAGCGCCGACTATATCAAGCCCTCGCCCTCCCCGAAGACGTGCGGACCGCCCTCATTGCCATTGAGGCGACCAACCTTCCGGCTACCGCGACGGCAGATACCAGCCTGACCGAGAACCAACGCCGCAAGGCCCTGGCCAAGGCCGATCTGGTGCGCCTTTATACCGAAACACTGTCCAAGGCCGCCAACAAGGGCCGCGCCCGGGACGAATTCATCGCCGCCTATGCGGCCGGAGTCTGGCCTGCCATCAAGGCGACACTCGGCGACATCTCCTGGAAGTCCCTCGAACGCTGGAAAACGGCCATGCGGCGCACCGGCTCGGCACTGGCCCTCGCCGACACGCGCGGCGGCGTCCGCGTCGAGCCGGTCGTAACCGAACGGCATGCCCAAATTTTGCTGGCCTTAGCCCGCCATCCCAACAAGCCGTGCCTGTCCGAAGTCTGCCGCATGGCCCGCGAGGCCTTCAAGCCCGCCGGGCTCGCCGACTGCGCCGAAATCACGCTGTACCGCTACCTGCGCAAGTGGATGACGCACAACTACGGTGAATGGGTCTATGCGCGGCAAGGCAAGAAGGCATGGAACGACGAGTGCTGCCCGTACATCGAGCGTGATTACTCGAAGATCCACGTGGGCGACATCCTGGTGGCCGACGGCCATGCCCTCAATTTCGAAATCCTCGATCCCGAGACCGGCAAGGGTGCGCGCATGGAACTGGTGCTGTGGTTCGACATGGCATCCAACTTCCCGCTCGGCTGGGAAATCCTGCCCACGGAAAACACGCAAGCCATTGCCTCGGCCCTGCGCCGGGCCTGCCTGCGGCTCGGAAAATTCCCCAAGGTGGCCTATCTCGACAACGGCCGGGCCTTCCGCAGCAAGTTCTTCAACGGTGTGGACCTGACACAGGGCGGGCTTGGCGGCGTTTTCCAGGAACTCGGCATCGAACCGCTTTTTGCCTGGCCCTATCACGGCCAATCCAAGACCATCGAACGCTTTTTCAAGACCTTCGGCGAGTTGGAACGCTGGATACCGTCTTATGTCGGCACTTCCATCGAATCCAAGCCGCCGCGGCTCATGCGCGGCGAAAAACTCCACCGCAAGGTCTACGAGACTTCCGGCGGCCGGCCGCTGACCCTGGAAGAAGCCCACACGGCCATTGCCACCTGGTTTGACGCCTATGCCGAGCGGCCCCAACGAGGCCACCTGAAAGGCCGAACCCCGGGCGAAGCCTTCGCCGCCGGCGTCGGTCCGGGCCTTTCCGAGGGCGACCTCCTCAAGCTGCGGCTTTGCATGCTGTCCAAGGCCGTTCGCCAGATCGAACAAAACGGCGTCAAGATTTTCGGCCGGTATTACCGCCATCCCTTCCTGCACAGCCTGCGCCATCCGGTGCTGGTGCGCTACGACGACCAGGACCGCCGCACAGTGCTGGTCTACGACCAGTCCGGCAAGAACCTCATCTGCGAGGCCACGCCCGCCCCCAACCCGCATCCGGCCGCCCGTATCTTGGGGACAGAAGAGGATCAAACCGTCCTGGCCCAGGAAATCGCCTACAAAAAAGCCCTGGAAAATCAGGTCACGTCCAACGCCAGAAATTTCCTGAATTCCGTGGTGCTGCCCGAGACGCAGAGCCGCATGCGCCTGGTCGCGGCCGGCAAGACCGAAACGCCTGCCCTGCCGGGACCGAAAGCCCCGGACGTCAAGAGCATCGAAGCGGCCAAGGCTGCGGTTGTAGCCAAGCGCGAGGCCGCGCCGGCCTACACCCCGCCGGCGCAGATGGCCACCATCGTCACGGAACTCGACCGCTACGAATACCTTTTCACCCTGGCCGTCCGGGATGGTGTGGCCCTGCGTGAGGCCGACGCCGACTGGATGGCCCGCTACGAGCAAACCGAGGAATACGCGGCCTGTGCGCGTGGACGTTTCGAGCGGCTGCGCACGGTCTACAAGCGCCGCCGCCTGACCGCCAACGGAGGAGACGCATGA
- a CDS encoding helix-turn-helix domain-containing protein, translating to MKRDGNKIRAWMVERRISVSDVARSAGISRSMVSETIHGRRNNRKALRALIEVGCPEKLLSLPEDLQGQQAA from the coding sequence ATGAAGCGAGACGGGAACAAAATTCGGGCCTGGATGGTGGAACGGCGCATTTCGGTGTCCGACGTGGCTCGCTCGGCCGGTATCAGCCGCTCCATGGTGTCCGAAACCATCCATGGCCGGCGCAACAACCGCAAGGCCCTGCGTGCGTTGATCGAAGTCGGCTGCCCGGAAAAATTGCTGTCCCTGCCGGAAGACTTGCAGGGCCAGCAAGCGGCGTAG
- a CDS encoding LexA family transcriptional regulator produces the protein MKDKSSESNTSDLASDFSPESRKRFDEALGRLIQAVGGSDAGQLAVFLGISRQAINSAMAKNKIPPAWFVAVGEKTDISIDWLVKGGGPMRQGNAEPFTAISCIVPADEPPYMSPEAAPTMGYTLVPKVKARLAAGTGSLETEGVVVGYYAFKTDFLRRKGRPKKMVLMDVAGDSMEPVLLESDTVLIDEGQNEIIPGGLFAIGIENEVFVKYLDRIPGKLVLRSKNPAYMPIEVDMNGDLAMSVRIIGRVVWSCREYVR, from the coding sequence ATGAAAGACAAATCTTCTGAAAGCAATACTTCCGACTTGGCTTCCGACTTTTCGCCTGAAAGTCGGAAGCGCTTCGATGAAGCTTTGGGAAGGTTGATTCAAGCCGTTGGCGGCAGTGATGCGGGGCAACTCGCCGTCTTTTTGGGAATTTCTAGGCAGGCCATAAACAGCGCCATGGCCAAAAACAAAATCCCACCGGCTTGGTTCGTCGCCGTGGGCGAAAAGACAGATATTTCAATTGATTGGCTTGTTAAGGGAGGCGGGCCGATGCGGCAGGGCAATGCGGAGCCCTTTACCGCTATATCGTGTATTGTTCCGGCGGATGAGCCACCATATATGAGTCCTGAAGCTGCACCGACGATGGGATACACACTAGTGCCCAAAGTTAAAGCACGCTTGGCAGCTGGAACAGGCAGTCTTGAAACTGAAGGTGTGGTTGTCGGATATTATGCTTTCAAAACAGATTTTCTCAGACGCAAGGGACGTCCGAAAAAAATGGTTCTTATGGATGTCGCCGGCGACAGCATGGAACCAGTTCTTTTGGAATCAGATACAGTTTTGATCGATGAAGGGCAGAATGAAATTATTCCGGGAGGGCTGTTTGCGATAGGCATAGAGAATGAGGTTTTTGTCAAATACTTGGACCGTATCCCTGGAAAGTTGGTCCTTCGCAGCAAAAATCCAGCCTATATGCCGATAGAAGTGGACATGAACGGCGACCTTGCAATGTCGGTGCGGATCATCGGTCGCGTGGTCTGGAGTTGCCGGGAATACGTGCGTTAA
- a CDS encoding NAD(P)H-binding protein codes for MTMEKRQYVVTGATSRTGNIVSKSLLETGARVRVLGRSAKRLEPLAQLGAEVCIVEPLDAEALNTAFVGVDAAYVMLQPNYIPDHPDFRGYQDRLVDNLGRALEQSGVSHAVGLSSWGAELPAGNGPVAGLHRLEERLGRIAGLNFLALRAGYFMENLFSLHLEGGALTGPFQPETKLPFVATRDVGEAAANALQALDFTGKGCLEVKGPHASDMLKTASILGEALGRPLLPYTMEPLETFRQKLTRAGCSDSIIELMLEVVESINSGRLHAQWPHSPEDARRMSLETFIREQWAPRIRLENQ; via the coding sequence ATGACCATGGAGAAGCGCCAGTATGTTGTTACAGGGGCGACCAGTCGGACGGGTAACATAGTGTCGAAATCCTTGCTGGAGACAGGAGCCCGGGTTCGCGTGCTCGGCCGAAGCGCCAAACGCCTGGAGCCGTTGGCGCAATTAGGGGCTGAGGTCTGCATCGTCGAACCGTTGGACGCCGAGGCGCTCAATACGGCCTTTGTTGGGGTCGATGCGGCCTATGTCATGCTGCAACCCAATTACATCCCTGATCATCCGGATTTTCGCGGATACCAGGACAGGCTCGTGGACAACCTCGGCAGAGCCTTGGAGCAATCCGGCGTATCCCATGCGGTGGGTCTTAGCAGCTGGGGCGCGGAGCTGCCTGCCGGCAACGGTCCCGTGGCCGGGTTGCACCGGCTGGAAGAGCGCCTTGGGCGGATTGCGGGACTCAATTTTCTGGCCCTGCGGGCTGGTTATTTTATGGAGAACCTCTTTTCTCTGCATCTTGAAGGAGGCGCGCTGACGGGGCCGTTTCAACCCGAAACGAAGCTTCCGTTCGTGGCCACGCGCGATGTGGGCGAGGCGGCTGCCAACGCCTTGCAGGCCTTGGATTTCACAGGAAAAGGATGCCTGGAGGTGAAAGGGCCGCACGCAAGCGACATGCTTAAGACCGCGTCAATACTAGGAGAAGCCCTTGGGCGTCCCCTGCTGCCCTATACGATGGAACCCTTGGAAACGTTTCGGCAAAAGCTCACACGCGCGGGCTGTTCCGACAGTATTATCGAGCTCATGCTGGAGGTGGTTGAGAGTATCAATTCCGGCCGACTGCATGCGCAGTGGCCCCATTCGCCCGAAGACGCCAGGCGGATGAGCCTGGAAACGTTCATCCGGGAACAGTGGGCGCCGCGAATCAGGCTTGAGAACCAATGA
- a CDS encoding AraC family transcriptional regulator, translated as MPEELKEIMASLAIREGESPSALPGVTFLRHSRSQPRAPALYQPGVVILGQGRKRGYLGPEVHAYDANNYLVLAVPLPAECEVIASPQEPMLSMRLDVDAAMVADLLLAMGDNEPRTRLLSKGGIAPTPLTSDVREAATRLARALASPLDSRVLAPALAKELLYRVLLDAQGGLLRALAARQGDFARIADLLRRIHANYATPMEIDALANQIDMSPATLHRHFKAVTATSPMQYVKAIRLHKARMLMVADGFGVAMAASRVGYESPSQFSREYKRFFKTTPAADAARWRESNWTIP; from the coding sequence ATGCCGGAAGAATTGAAAGAAATCATGGCGAGCTTGGCCATCCGGGAAGGCGAGTCTCCAAGCGCTTTGCCAGGGGTTACCTTTTTGCGTCACAGCCGGTCGCAGCCCCGCGCTCCGGCCCTCTACCAGCCCGGGGTGGTCATTTTAGGCCAGGGGCGCAAGCGCGGCTATCTCGGTCCTGAAGTCCATGCATACGATGCGAACAATTATTTGGTGTTGGCCGTGCCCCTGCCCGCCGAATGCGAGGTCATCGCCAGTCCGCAAGAACCGATGCTGTCCATGCGCTTGGATGTTGACGCCGCCATGGTCGCCGACCTGCTGCTGGCCATGGGCGACAACGAACCTCGCACACGCCTTTTGTCCAAAGGCGGCATCGCCCCGACGCCCCTGACTTCGGATGTTCGCGAAGCCGCAACCCGCTTGGCGCGTGCTCTGGCCTCGCCCCTGGACAGCCGGGTTCTTGCCCCGGCTTTGGCCAAGGAGTTGCTCTACCGCGTCCTCCTGGATGCGCAGGGCGGCCTGCTGCGTGCCCTGGCCGCCCGTCAGGGCGATTTCGCGCGCATCGCCGATCTTCTCCGCCGCATTCACGCGAATTACGCCACGCCCATGGAAATCGACGCTCTGGCCAATCAGATCGATATGAGCCCGGCGACCCTGCATCGCCATTTCAAAGCCGTGACGGCCACATCGCCGATGCAGTACGTGAAGGCCATTCGGCTGCACAAGGCCCGCATGTTGATGGTCGCCGACGGTTTCGGCGTCGCCATGGCGGCCTCCCGTGTAGGTTATGAAAGCCCGTCGCAGTTCAGTCGGGAATACAAACGCTTTTTCAAGACGACTCCGGCGGCGGACGCCGCCAGATGGCGTGAAAGCAACTGGACTATCCCTTGA
- the tnpA gene encoding IS66 family insertion sequence element accessory protein TnpA, with protein sequence MSRATGCIIRHEPLIRHPAWRDSGLSQGAYCRRHGLSQRSAIKPVFAQGIVQLLSRHLAASAAGVVLKKRLYSRLNCDGLS encoded by the coding sequence ATTTCTCGCGCAACAGGATGCATCATTCGCCATGAACCCCTAATCCGCCATCCGGCTTGGCGTGACAGCGGCCTGAGCCAGGGTGCTTATTGCCGGCGGCATGGCCTTTCCCAACGTTCAGCAATCAAGCCTGTCTTCGCTCAAGGGATAGTCCAGTTGCTTTCACGCCATCTGGCGGCGTCCGCCGCCGGAGTCGTCTTGAAAAAGCGTTTGTATTCCCGACTGAACTGCGACGGGCTTTCATAA